A genomic window from Bubalus bubalis isolate 160015118507 breed Murrah chromosome X, NDDB_SH_1, whole genome shotgun sequence includes:
- the LOC112582328 gene encoding uncharacterized protein LOC112582328: MKEGARLGYSEKTTYVNMKSNYETMTRLDEPPQGTSNMQGRKLQKVTPKKPVKGKKRSKIVPGTSGPEQAQRQLGSRAKASISAQQSKKTSGSKRKKVWANRLRKRKPVACEEISDSEEESNGNTVDVWANRLRKREPVAQEEISDSEEESNGNTVDVWANRLRERKPVVYEEIREPEEESNGNTVDVWANRLREREPVAQEEISDSEEESNGNTVDVWANRLREREPVAQEEISDSEEESNGNTVNVWANRLRKRKPVAYEEIRDPEEEEDEDD; encoded by the exons ATGAAAGAGGGGGCACGTCTGGGATACTCGGAGAAAACCACCTATGTGAATATGAAGAGCAACTATGAAACCATGACTAGACTAG ATGAACCTCCTCAAGGGACTTCCAACATGCAAGGGAGAAAACTCCAGAAG GTGACGCCCAAGAAGCCTGTAAAGGGAAAAAAACGTTCGAAGATAGTACCAGGAACATCAGGCCCAGAGCAGGCTCAGAGACAGCTGGGCTCCCGGGCAAAAGCAAGTATCTCTGCTCAGCAGAGTAAGAAAACATCAG GATCCAAGAGAAAGAAGGTTTGGGCTAACAGACTGCGCAAAAGAAAACCGGTTGCCTGTGAAGAAATCAGTGATTCTGAGGAAGAATCCAATGGAAACACGGTTGATGTTTGGGCCAACCGACTGCGAAAAAGAGAACCGGTTGCCCAAGAAGAGATCAGTGATTCTGAGGAAGAATCCAATGGAAACACGGTTGATGTTTGGGCCAACCGACTGCGAGAAAGAAAACCAGTGGTCTATGAAGAGATCAGGGAGCCCGAGGAAGAATCCAATGGAAACACGGTTGATGTTTGGGCCAACCGACTGCGAGAAAGAGAACCGGTTGCCCAAGAAGAGATCAGTGATTCTGAGGAAGAATCCAATGGAAACACGGTTGATGTTTGGGCCAACCGACTGCGAGAAAGAGAACCGGTTGCCCAAGAAGAGATCAGTGATTCTGAGGAAGAATCCAATGGAAACACGGTTAATGTTTGGGCCAACCGACTGCGAAAAAGAAAACCAGTGGCCTATGAAGAGATCAGGGATCCCgaggaagaggaagatgaagaTGACTAA